Proteins encoded within one genomic window of Streptomyces sp. NBC_01314:
- a CDS encoding protein kinase, with protein MVAGRYRLVESIGQGGMGRVWRATDDMLDRQVAVKEMRIDGLDPEDGRTRRERTLREARATARIDHPNVVRVYDVVDAGERLWIVMELVDGRSLERLVAEDGPLDVRDTARIGLELVDALGQVHAQGVLHRDIKPANVLVRRMGAHQAVLTDFGIAAIQNAEALTMAGMLVGSPDYMAPERVTGRPQGPPSDLWSLGATLCAALGGRSPFSRPTTLATLHAVLYEEPELPAAAGPLHDILAALLTKRPESRPGVHELTETLRGFATGPAAATPVTTGTAGPWPSGTEEPGERESAGAGGPVAGPGRPVQPGAGAKDAGAVAGRTAAGAEEPGSGIAGSEAGRGGPVAGRSAPAAERTRPLSAAADPSPGTASVPEAAPPEPGPAPRPAPRPTPVHPTPTPTPTVRNRPHPDPDPLSTPAPDRNSPVSPAPAPNLVSTPHPSPGTEPSTPHPDRATTPVLNRTPLPPPPPFASQRPAVPGNPYLSPPPGTANASSEAPPTSTPELPSRGAPTPPGGSELPTRPGSTPTEPTGPTGPTGPRRNNRRTGLIAAVAVAATAAVAAVVVPAMNGSPDGRNDKNDRAASSASPSTPSSSTASPTPTPTVAGTSRPPELPPGARTEAGVFAWVPPEGFSREVHAGAEVHYTSPDARQEIVGKASLARGDLLEQWRKKEKTTGQGPGYSRIRLEETEFRGRPAVVWEYTVTAQELPWHVRSLGFDSGGKSYQLTTWYHPDIEDRALPVYEKVEESFTPL; from the coding sequence ATGGTGGCCGGCCGTTATCGGCTGGTCGAAAGCATCGGCCAGGGCGGAATGGGCCGGGTCTGGCGAGCCACCGACGACATGCTCGACCGACAGGTCGCCGTCAAGGAAATGCGTATCGACGGCCTCGACCCGGAGGACGGCCGCACCCGACGCGAGCGAACCCTGCGGGAGGCCAGGGCCACGGCCCGTATCGACCACCCCAACGTCGTACGCGTCTACGACGTGGTCGACGCGGGCGAGCGGCTCTGGATCGTCATGGAACTGGTCGACGGCCGCTCCCTGGAACGGCTCGTGGCGGAGGACGGCCCTCTCGACGTACGCGACACGGCCCGGATCGGCCTCGAACTCGTTGACGCGCTGGGGCAGGTGCACGCCCAGGGCGTCCTGCACCGCGACATCAAACCGGCCAACGTCCTCGTCAGGCGCATGGGCGCCCATCAGGCCGTCCTCACCGACTTCGGTATCGCCGCCATCCAGAACGCCGAGGCGCTCACCATGGCCGGCATGCTCGTCGGCTCCCCCGACTACATGGCCCCCGAGCGCGTCACCGGCCGTCCCCAGGGCCCGCCCTCCGACCTCTGGTCCCTCGGCGCCACCCTCTGCGCCGCCCTCGGCGGCCGGTCCCCCTTCTCCCGCCCCACCACCCTCGCCACTCTCCACGCCGTCCTCTACGAGGAGCCGGAACTCCCCGCAGCCGCCGGCCCCCTCCACGACATCCTCGCCGCCCTCCTGACGAAACGACCGGAGTCCCGCCCCGGCGTGCACGAACTCACCGAGACGCTCCGCGGTTTCGCCACGGGCCCGGCAGCCGCCACCCCTGTGACGACGGGGACGGCGGGGCCATGGCCTTCGGGCACGGAGGAGCCGGGGGAGAGGGAGTCGGCCGGTGCCGGAGGGCCGGTTGCCGGACCGGGGCGGCCCGTGCAGCCGGGGGCCGGCGCCAAGGACGCGGGAGCCGTGGCCGGGAGGACGGCGGCCGGGGCCGAGGAGCCGGGGTCCGGCATCGCGGGGTCCGAGGCCGGGCGCGGTGGGCCGGTCGCAGGACGTTCGGCACCGGCCGCGGAGAGGACGAGGCCACTGAGCGCCGCCGCGGATCCATCGCCCGGCACTGCCAGCGTTCCCGAGGCAGCGCCCCCGGAACCCGGACCCGCCCCCCGACCCGCGCCCCGCCCCACCCCGGTACACCCGACGCCGACGCCGACGCCGACGGTACGGAATCGGCCCCACCCCGACCCCGACCCGCTCTCCACTCCTGCACCGGACCGGAACAGCCCCGTATCCCCCGCGCCCGCCCCCAACCTCGTATCCACCCCGCACCCCTCACCCGGCACCGAGCCCTCCACCCCCCACCCCGACCGAGCCACCACCCCCGTCCTCAACCGCACTCCCCTCCCACCCCCGCCCCCCTTCGCCTCACAGCGCCCGGCGGTCCCCGGCAACCCCTACCTGAGCCCTCCCCCCGGGACCGCCAACGCCTCCTCCGAAGCCCCGCCCACAAGCACCCCCGAACTCCCTTCGAGGGGCGCACCCACACCCCCCGGCGGAAGCGAACTGCCGACCCGGCCCGGGTCCACCCCTACGGAACCCACGGGACCCACGGGACCCACCGGACCCCGGCGGAACAATCGCCGCACCGGCCTCATCGCGGCCGTCGCCGTGGCCGCGACCGCCGCCGTAGCCGCAGTCGTCGTACCGGCAATGAACGGCTCGCCCGACGGCAGGAACGACAAGAACGACAGGGCGGCGTCCTCGGCCTCCCCTTCCACCCCGTCCTCCTCCACCGCGTCCCCCACCCCCACCCCCACCGTCGCCGGCACCTCCCGCCCGCCCGAGTTGCCGCCGGGCGCCCGCACGGAGGCCGGCGTGTTCGCCTGGGTGCCGCCGGAGGGCTTCTCGCGGGAGGTGCACGCGGGCGCCGAGGTGCACTACACCTCGCCCGACGCCCGGCAGGAGATCGTCGGCAAGGCCTCCCTCGCGCGCGGCGACCTCCTGGAGCAGTGGAGGAAGAAGGAGAAGACCACCGGTCAGGGGCCGGGCTACAGCCGGATCCGTCTGGAGGAGACCGAGTTCAGGGGCAGGCCCGCGGTCGTGTGGGAGTACACCGTCACGGCCCAGGAACTGCCCTGGCACGTCCGCTCCCTGGGCTTCGACAGCGGCGGAAAGTCCTACCAGCTCACGACCTGGTACCACCCCGACATCGAGGACCGCGCCCTCCCGGTCTACGAGAAGGTCGAGGAGAGCTTCACACCCCTGTGA
- a CDS encoding amino acid permease, producing MTSQPTLPSQADNQDSSSPPSPGLHAGLKNRHLSMIAIGGVIGAGLFVGSSSGIRTAGPGILLSYALVGTMVVLVMRMLGEMSAANPTSGSFSAHADRALGRWAGFSIGWLYWFFWVVVLAVEATAGAVILEGWIPAVPQWGWALIVMVVLTATNLVSVGSYGEFEFWFAGIKVVAIAAFIVVGGLAVFGVLPGADTDKAGLSNLTDHGGFLPNGAGAILIGVLLVVFSFMGSEIATLAAGETENPQKAITKSTNSIIWRIGVFYLGSIFVVVTLLPWNDPSIKEKGSYVAALDSLGIAHAGQIMNFIVLTSVLSCLNSGLYTASRMAFSLGERGDAPRAFGRTNVRGVPMTAILASVVFGFVAVVFNYFFPEGVFLFLVNSSGAVALFVWLVICFSQLRMRRIIERETPEKLVVKMWLYPYLTWATIGLILFVLGYMLTDTEHGNREILLLSLLVAAVVVGIAVVKEKIGGRKATTAEVSDKVH from the coding sequence ATGACCTCGCAGCCGACTCTGCCGTCCCAGGCAGACAACCAAGACTCTTCCTCACCCCCCTCCCCCGGTCTGCACGCCGGCCTCAAGAACCGTCATCTGTCGATGATCGCGATCGGTGGTGTGATCGGGGCCGGTCTGTTCGTCGGGTCGAGCTCCGGCATCAGGACCGCAGGACCCGGCATCCTCCTGTCGTACGCGCTCGTCGGCACGATGGTGGTGCTGGTGATGCGGATGCTCGGTGAGATGTCCGCCGCCAATCCGACGTCGGGTTCCTTCTCGGCCCACGCCGACCGCGCGCTCGGGCGCTGGGCCGGGTTCTCGATCGGCTGGCTGTACTGGTTCTTCTGGGTCGTCGTGCTCGCGGTCGAGGCGACCGCGGGTGCGGTGATCCTGGAGGGCTGGATCCCGGCGGTGCCGCAGTGGGGCTGGGCGCTGATCGTGATGGTCGTGCTGACCGCCACGAACCTGGTGTCGGTCGGCTCCTACGGCGAGTTCGAGTTCTGGTTCGCCGGGATCAAGGTCGTCGCGATCGCCGCGTTCATCGTGGTGGGCGGTCTCGCGGTGTTCGGGGTGCTGCCCGGGGCCGACACCGACAAGGCCGGGCTGTCGAACCTGACCGACCACGGCGGGTTCCTGCCCAACGGCGCGGGCGCGATCCTCATCGGTGTGCTGCTGGTCGTCTTCTCCTTCATGGGCAGCGAGATCGCCACGCTGGCCGCCGGGGAGACGGAGAACCCGCAGAAGGCGATCACCAAGTCCACCAACAGCATCATCTGGCGGATCGGCGTCTTCTACCTCGGCTCGATCTTCGTCGTGGTCACGCTGCTGCCGTGGAACGACCCGTCGATCAAGGAGAAGGGCTCCTACGTCGCCGCCCTGGACTCCCTCGGGATCGCGCACGCCGGGCAGATCATGAACTTCATCGTGCTGACGTCGGTGCTGTCCTGTCTGAACTCCGGTCTGTACACCGCGTCGCGGATGGCGTTCTCGCTGGGTGAGCGCGGGGACGCGCCGCGCGCGTTCGGCCGTACGAACGTCCGGGGTGTACCGATGACCGCGATCCTCGCCTCGGTCGTCTTCGGCTTCGTCGCCGTCGTCTTCAACTACTTCTTCCCCGAGGGCGTCTTCCTCTTCCTCGTCAACTCCTCCGGCGCGGTCGCCCTGTTCGTGTGGCTCGTCATCTGCTTCTCGCAGCTGCGCATGCGCAGGATCATCGAGCGGGAGACGCCGGAGAAGCTCGTCGTGAAGATGTGGCTGTACCCGTATCTGACGTGGGCCACGATCGGGCTGATCCTCTTCGTCCTCGGCTACATGCTCACCGACACCGAGCACGGCAACCGCGAGATCCTGCTGCTGTCGCTGCTGGTCGCGGCGGTCGTCGTCGGCATCGCGGTCGTCAAGGAGAAGATCGGTGGCCGGAAGGCCACCACCGCCGAGGTGTCCGACAAGGTGCACTGA
- a CDS encoding ribose-5-phosphate isomerase: MRVYLGSDHAGYELKNHLVEWLRAAGHEPVDCGPHIYDAQDDYPPFCLRAAERTAADPGSLGIVIGGSGNGEQIAANKVAGVRASLAWSAETAALGREHNNANVVAVGARMHSQEDATKFVETFLNTPFSGDKRHIRRIDMLATYETTGDLPPIPAHHPQA, from the coding sequence ATGCGCGTCTACCTCGGCTCGGATCACGCCGGATACGAACTCAAGAACCACCTCGTGGAGTGGCTGCGGGCCGCAGGCCACGAGCCCGTCGACTGCGGGCCCCACATCTACGACGCCCAGGACGACTACCCGCCGTTCTGCCTCCGCGCGGCGGAGCGCACGGCCGCGGACCCCGGGTCCCTCGGCATCGTCATCGGCGGCTCCGGCAACGGGGAGCAGATCGCCGCGAACAAGGTGGCCGGCGTCCGTGCCTCCCTCGCGTGGAGCGCCGAGACCGCCGCGCTGGGCCGCGAGCACAACAACGCGAACGTCGTCGCCGTCGGCGCCCGCATGCACTCCCAGGAAGACGCGACCAAGTTCGTCGAGACCTTCCTCAACACCCCGTTCTCCGGCGACAAGCGCCACATCCGCCGCATCGACATGCTGGCGACGTACGAGACCACCGGCGACCTGCCGCCGATCCCGGCGCACCACCCCCAGGCGTAG
- a CDS encoding Fpg/Nei family DNA glycosylase, whose translation MPEGHTIHRLAQDCLTHFGGGGNAHVTSPQGKFADAAALLTGTPLGTAEAHGKHLFLHFGDPDAEEWVHIHLGLFGKVTFGPAPAPPPTDTVRLRLRDDTSYMDLRGPTTCALITDAEKQAIHARLGPDPLRPDADPARAYARVSRSRTTIAALLMDQKVIAGVGNVYRAEVLFRHGIDPYRAGKDVTPAEWDAIWADLVGLMREGVLHNRIDTVRPEHTPEAMGRPPRVDDHGGEVYVYRRANMPCHICGGEIRTADLAARNLFWCPVCQQR comes from the coding sequence GTGCCGGAGGGGCACACCATCCACCGCCTCGCCCAGGACTGCCTGACCCACTTCGGCGGTGGCGGGAACGCCCACGTCACGAGCCCCCAGGGCAAGTTCGCCGACGCGGCGGCCCTCCTCACGGGCACCCCGCTCGGCACCGCCGAGGCCCATGGCAAACACCTCTTCCTGCACTTCGGCGACCCGGACGCCGAGGAATGGGTGCACATCCACCTGGGCCTCTTCGGCAAGGTCACCTTCGGCCCGGCCCCCGCGCCCCCGCCCACGGACACCGTCCGCCTGCGACTGCGCGACGACACGTCGTACATGGATCTCCGCGGCCCGACGACATGCGCCCTGATCACGGACGCCGAGAAGCAGGCGATACACGCCCGCCTCGGCCCGGACCCGCTCCGCCCCGACGCCGACCCGGCGCGCGCCTACGCCCGGGTCTCCCGCAGCCGTACGACGATCGCCGCGCTCCTCATGGACCAGAAGGTGATCGCGGGCGTCGGCAACGTCTACCGCGCGGAGGTCCTCTTCCGGCACGGCATCGACCCGTACCGCGCGGGCAAGGACGTCACCCCGGCGGAGTGGGACGCGATCTGGGCCGACCTCGTCGGCCTCATGCGCGAGGGCGTACTCCACAACCGCATCGACACCGTCCGCCCGGAACACACCCCGGAGGCCATGGGCCGCCCGCCCCGCGTCGACGACCACGGCGGCGAGGTGTACGTGTACCGCAGGGCGAACATGCCCTGCCACATCTGTGGCGGCGAGATCCGCACCGCCGATCTCGCCGCCCGCAACCTCTTCTGGTGCCCGGTCTGCCAACAGCGGTGA
- a CDS encoding GNAT family N-acetyltransferase encodes MTTELRALRKEDWNVWYDNLIRAFGGAPEPAEERELWQALTPYDRSIGVWDGDQCVGTAGAFDFRLTVPGGAVVPAAGVTMVGVAATHRRRGVLTSMMRRQLDDVRSWGEPLAVLTASEPVIYGRFGYGLATHRLAADIDTARVRLSVPPGTDDVRLRYADPAEVLDACEAVYARRVPERPGMLARRPGWERADLLDTDRHRDGASPLQCVVAERVDGDGSLVGYARFRIKSDWGPSGPEGVVQLSALEAVDPAAHAALWRFLFDIDLTARVVAHRLPVDEPALHLVSDIRRCGLRVKDDLHLRLVDVGAALRIRTYQAPLDVVFEVEDAFCPWNEGRWRLTGDPKGATCERTADAAELSLSVRELGAAYLGGVSLSSLAAAGRVRELRQGALAEASVAFLASGLAPWLPHGF; translated from the coding sequence ATGACGACTGAGCTGCGGGCGCTGCGCAAGGAAGACTGGAACGTCTGGTACGACAACCTCATCCGTGCCTTCGGCGGCGCCCCCGAACCGGCGGAGGAGCGCGAGCTGTGGCAGGCGCTCACTCCGTACGACCGCTCCATCGGTGTGTGGGACGGCGACCAATGCGTGGGTACGGCGGGGGCGTTCGACTTCCGCCTCACGGTGCCCGGCGGCGCCGTCGTCCCCGCGGCGGGCGTCACGATGGTCGGTGTCGCGGCCACGCACCGGCGGCGCGGGGTGCTGACGTCCATGATGCGGCGGCAGTTGGACGACGTCCGCTCCTGGGGCGAGCCGCTGGCGGTGCTGACCGCGTCGGAGCCGGTGATCTACGGCCGGTTCGGATACGGCCTCGCCACGCACCGGCTCGCCGCCGACATCGACACCGCCCGGGTACGGCTGTCCGTTCCGCCCGGCACCGACGACGTACGGCTGCGGTACGCGGACCCCGCCGAGGTGCTCGACGCGTGCGAGGCGGTGTACGCCCGCCGGGTGCCGGAGCGGCCGGGAATGCTGGCTCGGCGGCCCGGCTGGGAGCGGGCGGACCTGCTCGACACGGACCGCCACCGGGACGGGGCGTCGCCCCTGCAGTGTGTGGTGGCCGAGCGGGTCGACGGCGACGGGTCCCTGGTCGGGTACGCGCGGTTCCGGATCAAGTCCGACTGGGGGCCGAGCGGGCCGGAGGGTGTCGTCCAGCTGAGCGCGCTGGAGGCCGTGGACCCCGCCGCGCACGCCGCGCTGTGGCGGTTCCTGTTCGACATCGACCTGACGGCGCGCGTCGTCGCCCACCGGCTTCCCGTGGACGAGCCGGCGCTGCACCTGGTGTCGGACATCCGCCGCTGCGGGCTGCGGGTCAAGGACGACCTGCATCTGAGGCTCGTGGACGTCGGCGCGGCCCTGCGTATCCGGACCTATCAGGCGCCGCTGGATGTGGTGTTCGAGGTCGAGGACGCCTTCTGCCCCTGGAACGAGGGGCGTTGGCGGCTCACCGGCGACCCGAAGGGCGCGACCTGCGAGCGCACCGCCGACGCCGCCGAGCTCTCCCTCTCCGTACGGGAGTTGGGGGCGGCCTATCTGGGTGGTGTGAGCCTGTCCTCCCTGGCCGCGGCCGGGCGGGTGCGCGAGCTGCGGCAGGGGGCGCTGGCGGAGGCGTCCGTGGCGTTCCTCGCGTCGGGGCTGGCGCCCTGGCTGCCGCACGGGTTCTAG
- a CDS encoding PP2C family protein-serine/threonine phosphatase, translating to MAAGRERRAAADTFTARMKKLVHRARTGVRKSAVDYFRGDGSDWIALVGLLLMIPLIACFTMIDEVWFSPAALVLPIVAGGLLLRPASLLGLYAAAATALIVESVKLGPYTEGPARVTPGIVLVVAACGFFGLLIAQFRSRVGVPWRRGGTMLFDLRERIRVQSKLPQLPAGWHREMALRPAGGQSFSGDFVVAARTNGGRTLEVVLTDVSGKGMDAGSRALLLSGAFGGLLGSLPPHAFLPAANGYLLRQDWDEGFATSIHLVLDLDSGDYELFSAGHPPGLQLSAGTGRWEEKAAEGPLLGVYDGAQFDPVKGSLRPGDVLMLFTDGLVETSERDIVEGIDRLTGEADRYVAGGFHGAAWHLIEAVAKDVNDDRALLLICREGPTATR from the coding sequence ATGGCAGCAGGACGAGAGCGGCGCGCGGCGGCCGATACGTTCACGGCCCGGATGAAGAAGCTGGTTCACCGGGCCCGCACCGGCGTGCGCAAATCCGCCGTCGACTACTTCCGCGGGGACGGCTCCGACTGGATCGCCCTGGTCGGCCTGCTGCTGATGATCCCGCTGATCGCCTGCTTCACGATGATCGACGAGGTGTGGTTCTCACCCGCCGCCCTCGTCCTTCCCATCGTCGCGGGCGGCCTGCTGCTCCGCCCCGCCAGCCTCCTCGGTCTGTACGCGGCCGCCGCGACCGCGCTGATCGTGGAGTCCGTGAAGCTCGGGCCCTACACCGAGGGCCCGGCCCGGGTGACACCCGGCATAGTGCTCGTGGTCGCCGCCTGCGGTTTCTTCGGCCTTCTCATCGCCCAGTTCCGCAGCCGCGTCGGCGTTCCCTGGCGGCGCGGCGGCACCATGCTCTTCGACCTGCGTGAACGCATCCGGGTGCAGAGCAAGTTGCCGCAGCTGCCTGCCGGTTGGCACCGCGAGATGGCCCTGCGCCCGGCGGGCGGCCAGTCCTTCTCCGGCGACTTCGTCGTGGCCGCCCGTACGAACGGCGGTCGGACCCTCGAAGTCGTCCTCACCGACGTCTCCGGCAAGGGCATGGACGCGGGCTCCCGCGCCCTGCTCCTCTCCGGCGCCTTCGGCGGTCTGCTGGGATCGCTCCCACCACACGCGTTCCTCCCGGCGGCCAACGGCTATCTCCTGCGCCAGGACTGGGACGAGGGCTTCGCGACCTCCATCCACCTCGTCCTCGACCTCGACTCCGGCGACTACGAACTCTTCTCCGCGGGCCACCCGCCGGGTCTCCAGCTCAGCGCGGGCACGGGCCGCTGGGAGGAGAAGGCCGCCGAGGGCCCCCTCCTGGGCGTCTACGACGGTGCCCAGTTCGACCCGGTCAAGGGCTCCCTGCGCCCCGGCGACGTGCTGATGCTCTTCACCGACGGCCTCGTCGAGACCTCCGAGCGGGACATAGTCGAAGGCATCGACCGCCTCACCGGCGAGGCCGACCGCTACGTGGCCGGCGGCTTCCACGGCGCCGCCTGGCACCTCATCGAAGCCGTCGCCAAGGACGTCAACGACGACCGAGCCCTCCTGCTGATCTGCCGAGAGGGCCCCACGGCCACCAGGTAG
- a CDS encoding HD domain-containing protein — protein sequence MPPTPLPLTEVETLARAAHATQTDKAGRPYAEHLQAVAHGVKARGGDEEQIAAAWLHDAVEDDALTEEWLAEAPLTARTKAIVLALTKRPGEPPEAYAARIIATPGALLVKRSDLAHNANPARLAVLDEHTRLRLTRKYAHMRNLLGLPDEPAAEEVTDNR from the coding sequence ATGCCCCCTACGCCCCTTCCGCTCACCGAAGTAGAGACCCTCGCAAGGGCCGCCCACGCCACCCAGACCGACAAGGCCGGCCGCCCCTACGCCGAGCACCTCCAGGCGGTGGCCCACGGCGTCAAGGCGAGGGGCGGCGACGAGGAGCAGATCGCCGCGGCCTGGCTGCACGACGCCGTGGAGGACGACGCCCTCACCGAGGAGTGGCTCGCCGAGGCCCCGCTGACCGCCCGTACGAAGGCCATTGTGCTGGCCCTCACCAAGCGGCCCGGCGAACCCCCGGAGGCGTACGCCGCCCGCATCATCGCCACTCCGGGCGCCCTCCTGGTCAAGCGGTCGGACCTCGCGCACAACGCGAACCCCGCCCGCCTCGCCGTTCTGGACGAACACACACGCCTCCGGCTGACCCGGAAGTACGCCCACATGCGAAACCTCCTCGGCCTGCCGGACGAACCGGCGGCCGAGGAGGTGACGGACAACCGCTGA
- a CDS encoding acyltransferase family protein has translation MTNSLRPHGRPGAPLPPAQSPQSSADGVPSPRSLKSSSPHPTPSGASPEARPAKQRDAFFDNAKYLAIVLVAMGHAWEPLTDHSRAAEALYMVVYTFHMPAFIIISGYFSRSFDMRPDRLRRLVTGIAVPYVLFEIAYSVFKRYGDNDPSHPISLLDPWYLTWFLIALFVWRLTTPLWKVVRWPVPVALGIAALASVSPDIGDDLDLQRVLQFLPFFVVGLFMKPAHFQFMRRREVRLLSVPVAAGALALAYWLGPDMNSAWFYHRDSAQELGAPWWAGIVMTLALFGCSMVLTTCFFAWVPRRKMWFTVLGAGTLYGYLLHGFLAKGSRFWEWYDANAWVYQPLGELFATFFAAAVITVLCTPPVQRMFRFAMEPKMEWAFKRDATELARERGKAGVKA, from the coding sequence GTGACGAACTCGCTGCGACCGCACGGCCGGCCCGGGGCGCCGCTCCCGCCGGCTCAGTCACCACAGTCGTCGGCCGACGGAGTGCCGAGTCCGCGCTCGCTGAAGTCCTCGTCCCCCCACCCGACACCAAGTGGCGCCTCCCCGGAGGCCAGACCGGCCAAACAACGTGACGCGTTCTTCGACAACGCCAAGTACCTCGCCATCGTGCTCGTCGCGATGGGGCACGCGTGGGAGCCGCTGACCGACCACAGCCGCGCCGCCGAGGCGCTGTACATGGTCGTGTACACGTTCCACATGCCGGCGTTCATCATCATCTCCGGCTACTTCTCCCGCAGTTTCGACATGCGTCCCGACCGGCTCCGAAGGCTGGTCACCGGCATAGCCGTGCCGTACGTCCTCTTCGAGATCGCGTACTCCGTCTTCAAGCGGTACGGCGACAACGATCCCTCGCACCCCATCAGCCTGCTCGACCCCTGGTACCTCACCTGGTTCCTGATCGCGCTGTTCGTGTGGCGGCTGACGACGCCGCTGTGGAAGGTCGTGCGCTGGCCGGTCCCGGTGGCGCTCGGCATCGCGGCGCTCGCGTCCGTCTCTCCCGACATCGGTGACGACCTGGACCTGCAACGCGTCCTGCAGTTCCTGCCGTTCTTCGTCGTCGGTCTCTTCATGAAGCCCGCGCACTTCCAGTTCATGCGGCGCCGTGAGGTGCGGCTCCTGTCCGTGCCGGTGGCGGCGGGCGCGCTGGCGCTGGCGTACTGGCTGGGCCCGGACATGAACTCGGCCTGGTTCTACCACCGCGACAGCGCTCAGGAGCTGGGTGCGCCGTGGTGGGCCGGCATCGTCATGACCCTCGCCCTGTTCGGCTGCTCCATGGTGCTCACCACGTGCTTCTTCGCCTGGGTGCCCCGGCGGAAGATGTGGTTCACCGTCCTGGGCGCGGGCACGCTGTACGGCTACCTGCTGCACGGGTTCCTGGCGAAGGGCTCGCGTTTCTGGGAGTGGTACGACGCCAACGCGTGGGTGTACCAGCCGCTCGGCGAGCTTTTCGCCACCTTCTTCGCGGCGGCCGTCATCACTGTGCTGTGCACCCCGCCGGTGCAGCGGATGTTCCGGTTCGCCATGGAACCGAAGATGGAGTGGGCGTTCAAGCGGGACGCCACCGAGCTGGCCCGCGAGCGCGGGAAGGCCGGGGTCAAGGCGTAG
- a CDS encoding DUF6083 domain-containing protein, with amino-acid sequence MGAIQDRDQFVCDRCEETDLTVRERGRFRLMARLCERCWNTFANEMAAADGATSAPRPDPDPDDVTWIEPPVCPDCGALVRVYPTNYDRWVSLAMVELPAKDVPEAFRWRLTRLPDRSPVPTDIVAVRVRGIDPPPSEPVVPAHRMMCVPEWGEP; translated from the coding sequence ATGGGGGCGATTCAGGATCGTGACCAGTTCGTATGCGATCGCTGCGAGGAGACCGACCTCACCGTGCGCGAACGGGGACGGTTCCGCCTCATGGCACGGCTCTGCGAGAGGTGTTGGAACACCTTCGCCAACGAGATGGCCGCAGCCGACGGGGCCACGTCAGCGCCGAGACCTGACCCCGATCCCGACGACGTGACATGGATCGAGCCTCCGGTTTGCCCGGATTGTGGCGCCTTGGTTCGCGTGTACCCCACCAACTACGACCGGTGGGTCAGCCTCGCCATGGTGGAGTTGCCCGCCAAGGACGTCCCAGAGGCCTTCCGGTGGCGTTTGACGAGGCTTCCGGACCGGTCCCCCGTCCCCACGGACATCGTGGCCGTACGGGTCCGTGGAATCGATCCGCCGCCGAGCGAACCCGTCGTGCCGGCCCACCGCATGATGTGCGTCCCCGAGTGGGGAGAGCCGTAG